Proteins co-encoded in one Sediminispirochaeta bajacaliforniensis DSM 16054 genomic window:
- a CDS encoding YggT family protein translates to MILGLKIFIGVLSGYLLLILIRVMLTWFQGVDYGKAYRILAAATDPYLRIFQKIKFLRFSAIDFSPVAAMLVIVVLIDFASQFIREGRLSLGIVLAVITSALWSVVSFLLSLFIILTAIRFFMGLSGANSVGPFARTVDLLIAPILEKTRRLFFRKRFVTYKTILATTGASLLVLYIAGKVLFGLLYNVLQALPV, encoded by the coding sequence ATGATTCTTGGATTGAAAATTTTTATCGGAGTACTTTCAGGATACCTTCTGCTCATATTGATCAGGGTGATGCTCACCTGGTTTCAGGGGGTCGATTACGGTAAAGCCTACCGTATCCTTGCAGCGGCCACCGACCCCTATCTCCGCATCTTCCAGAAGATCAAATTCCTTCGTTTTTCCGCGATCGACTTCTCTCCGGTAGCGGCTATGCTTGTCATCGTCGTACTGATCGATTTTGCATCCCAGTTCATCAGGGAGGGGAGACTGAGCCTCGGCATTGTTTTGGCAGTCATCACCTCCGCCCTATGGTCGGTCGTCTCCTTTCTGTTGAGTCTCTTCATCATTTTAACCGCCATACGATTTTTCATGGGGCTCAGCGGAGCCAATAGCGTGGGCCCCTTCGCCCGCACCGTGGATCTTCTAATCGCTCCTATCCTGGAAAAAACGCGAAGGCTTTTTTTCCGCAAACGATTTGTTACCTATAAGACCATCCTTGCAACCACAGGGGCCTCGCTTCTGGTTCTCTATATAGCGGGAAAAGTACTCTTCGGTCTGCTATACAACGTCCTGCAGGCCCTTCCGGTATAA
- the dnaE gene encoding DNA polymerase III subunit alpha codes for MPDFVHLHNHTDYSLLDGAAPIDKMVEKAVSFGMKHLAITDHGNMFGVLRFYKACKAHEINPLIGCEVYVAPGSRHVKNGSEKGNRYQHLVLLARNSEGYKNLIQLCSRGYTEGFYYKPRIDDELLEQYNGGLTALSACLAGAIPSMIMNGKAEEAEQKANYYRELFGKEHFFLEMQDHGIPEQKTVNKELVRISKKTGIPLVATNDIHYLDRADSSAQDILLCIGTNRKRREQDRMRFHSDQFYMKSQEEMAETFREIPEALSNTLRVAEQCNLEIDLPGPILPEYEIPPEFENLGDYLRHLTFEGLKNRYTTLTDEIVQRAEKELGIINSMHFPGYFLIVWDFIHYAKQHGIPVGPGRGSGAGSIVAYALTITDIDPLKYQLLFERFLNPERVSMPDFDVDFCFERRQEVIDYVNRKYGKDKVGQIITFGTLKAKAVVKDVARVLDIPFAEADKISKLIPNDLKITIDKALEQEPQLKELMDQGGVYGELIDAARRLEGLSRHASTHAAGVVIGRKALTEYVPLYRDSKTGSISTQFTMDQLEECGLVKMDFLGLKTLTLIKHTEDLIHRRDKDFDIERVPEDDPATFTLLGEGKSTCVFQFESSGMQNILKQAHPTSIEDLIALNALYRPGPMQYIPQYIASKSGEQEIRYPDPSLEEVLKPTYGVIVYQEQVMQVAQIIGGFSLGKADILRRAMGKKKVKEMAKMKVEFIEGAVKKGHTKEHADEIFEMLVPFAGYGFNKSHAAAYSVVAYKTAYLKANYPAEFMAANLTNEINNPDKLAFYIGEAKTMGIDLLPPEVNISEKNFSVSDGKIVYGLIGIKNVGTNAVEEIVRAREEGGSFEDIFDLLDRVDMKTVNRKVLETLIECGALDSFGVNRSTLLENLERVMEVVSKKKEGEQFGQSSLFDDGNEEEMPWKIELTPAEPLPKMEVLRRERELLGFYFSGHPMDDFKDRWKSAVNIDLSRPNRFIPERTYTLIAMVTSLRTIITKKGRPMAFLQLEDYNGKIESVVFSKLWEQIRDKVETDGVIACTGKMDLSRGEPKLLLESFSDPSEIEVKGGYEVHIRIDRGLCTEEKLLGFRSFLVDFQGACPVYFHIVKKNGQGETIIQVNRQISLSSEDDALDQIRSHPHIEDVWTA; via the coding sequence TACAGCCTTCTCGACGGAGCCGCTCCAATCGATAAAATGGTGGAAAAAGCGGTCTCCTTCGGTATGAAACATCTTGCAATCACCGATCACGGCAATATGTTCGGCGTTCTCCGATTTTATAAAGCGTGCAAGGCCCATGAGATCAACCCGCTCATCGGCTGCGAGGTCTATGTCGCCCCAGGTTCCCGCCACGTAAAAAACGGAAGCGAGAAAGGAAACCGGTACCAGCACCTGGTGCTTCTTGCCAGAAATAGCGAAGGCTATAAAAACCTTATCCAGCTCTGCAGCCGCGGCTATACCGAGGGGTTTTACTACAAACCGCGTATCGACGACGAGCTGCTCGAACAGTACAACGGCGGTCTGACCGCTCTTTCTGCGTGCCTTGCCGGGGCAATTCCGTCAATGATCATGAATGGAAAGGCCGAAGAAGCGGAGCAGAAGGCGAACTACTACCGTGAGCTGTTTGGAAAAGAACACTTTTTCCTCGAAATGCAGGACCACGGTATTCCCGAACAGAAGACCGTCAATAAAGAACTGGTTCGTATATCGAAGAAAACGGGAATCCCTCTGGTTGCAACCAACGACATCCATTATCTCGATCGGGCCGATTCAAGTGCCCAGGATATTCTCCTCTGCATAGGAACCAACCGGAAGCGAAGGGAACAGGATCGGATGCGCTTCCACTCCGATCAGTTCTACATGAAAAGTCAGGAAGAGATGGCGGAAACCTTCAGGGAAATTCCCGAGGCCCTGTCCAATACCCTGAGGGTTGCAGAACAGTGCAACCTGGAAATCGATCTCCCCGGGCCCATACTTCCCGAGTATGAGATACCTCCCGAATTCGAAAATCTCGGAGACTATCTCCGTCACCTCACCTTCGAAGGCCTAAAAAATCGTTATACGACCCTGACCGACGAAATTGTCCAGCGGGCCGAAAAGGAACTGGGAATCATTAACAGTATGCATTTTCCCGGCTACTTTCTCATCGTCTGGGACTTTATTCACTATGCAAAACAACACGGCATTCCCGTCGGCCCGGGACGGGGTTCCGGCGCCGGTTCCATCGTCGCCTACGCCCTGACCATCACCGATATCGATCCCCTCAAGTATCAGCTGCTCTTCGAGCGGTTTCTCAACCCGGAACGGGTATCGATGCCCGACTTTGACGTTGACTTCTGCTTCGAACGACGTCAGGAGGTGATCGACTATGTCAACCGTAAATACGGTAAAGACAAGGTCGGACAGATTATCACCTTCGGGACCCTCAAGGCAAAGGCGGTGGTCAAGGATGTTGCCAGGGTTCTGGATATTCCTTTTGCCGAGGCGGATAAAATCAGCAAGCTGATTCCCAACGACCTCAAAATCACCATCGACAAGGCCCTGGAACAGGAACCGCAACTCAAAGAGCTTATGGACCAGGGAGGGGTCTACGGCGAGTTGATCGATGCAGCACGAAGGCTCGAGGGGCTTTCCCGCCACGCCTCCACCCACGCCGCCGGTGTGGTCATCGGCCGAAAAGCCCTGACCGAATATGTCCCCCTCTATCGAGACTCCAAGACCGGATCCATCTCCACCCAGTTCACCATGGACCAGCTTGAGGAGTGCGGTTTGGTCAAGATGGACTTTCTCGGGCTGAAAACCCTTACCCTGATCAAACACACCGAAGACCTCATCCATCGCCGGGATAAAGATTTCGACATCGAAAGGGTCCCGGAGGATGATCCCGCCACCTTTACACTTCTGGGAGAGGGAAAGAGTACCTGTGTATTTCAGTTTGAAAGCTCAGGGATGCAGAACATCCTCAAACAGGCCCATCCGACCAGCATCGAAGATCTCATCGCCTTGAACGCCCTCTACAGGCCCGGACCGATGCAGTACATCCCCCAGTACATCGCATCCAAGAGCGGAGAGCAGGAGATTCGCTATCCGGATCCGAGCCTCGAAGAGGTACTCAAACCGACCTACGGTGTCATTGTCTACCAGGAACAGGTTATGCAGGTCGCTCAGATCATCGGTGGTTTCAGCCTCGGAAAAGCAGACATTCTCCGGCGGGCCATGGGAAAAAAGAAAGTCAAAGAGATGGCAAAGATGAAGGTCGAGTTCATCGAGGGGGCGGTAAAGAAGGGACATACAAAGGAACACGCCGACGAAATCTTCGAGATGCTCGTTCCCTTTGCCGGTTACGGCTTCAACAAGAGCCATGCGGCTGCCTACTCGGTGGTGGCCTATAAAACCGCCTATCTAAAGGCAAACTATCCAGCCGAATTCATGGCCGCGAACCTTACAAACGAAATAAACAACCCCGATAAACTTGCTTTCTACATCGGCGAGGCAAAGACCATGGGAATCGACCTTTTGCCTCCCGAAGTCAACATCTCCGAGAAAAATTTCTCGGTAAGCGATGGAAAGATCGTCTACGGCTTGATTGGCATCAAAAATGTCGGAACCAACGCAGTGGAAGAGATTGTCCGGGCCCGTGAAGAGGGGGGATCCTTTGAGGATATCTTCGATCTTCTGGATCGGGTCGATATGAAGACCGTAAACCGCAAGGTCCTGGAAACCTTGATAGAATGTGGCGCACTGGACAGTTTTGGTGTAAACCGCTCAACCCTTTTGGAGAACCTCGAACGGGTGATGGAGGTGGTAAGCAAAAAGAAAGAGGGCGAGCAATTCGGCCAGTCGAGCCTTTTCGACGATGGAAACGAAGAGGAGATGCCCTGGAAGATAGAACTTACTCCCGCAGAGCCCCTTCCAAAGATGGAGGTTTTACGAAGAGAGCGTGAGCTTCTCGGCTTCTATTTCTCGGGTCATCCCATGGACGACTTCAAGGACCGCTGGAAAAGTGCCGTCAATATCGACCTTTCCCGACCCAACCGTTTCATCCCCGAACGGACCTATACCCTCATCGCCATGGTGACATCCCTGAGAACCATTATCACGAAAAAAGGTCGGCCGATGGCCTTCCTCCAGCTGGAAGATTACAACGGAAAGATCGAGTCTGTGGTCTTCAGTAAGCTGTGGGAGCAGATTCGGGACAAGGTTGAGACCGACGGGGTGATTGCCTGTACGGGAAAGATGGACCTCTCCCGGGGTGAGCCGAAACTGCTGCTGGAAAGTTTCTCCGATCCCTCGGAGATTGAGGTCAAAGGCGGCTATGAAGTCCATATAAGAATCGACAGGGGCCTCTGTACCGAGGAAAAACTGCTCGGTTTTCGTTCCTTTCTGGTGGATTTTCAGGGCGCCTGCCCCGTCTATTTTCACATAGTAAAGAAAAACGGTCAGGGCGAGACCATCATACAGGTAAACCGACAGATATCCCTCTCCTCGGAGGACGACGCCCTCGATCAAATCAGAAGCCATCCTCATATCGAAGATGTCTGGACCGCATGA